GGACTGTAAATCCCAGATACGCCACGGTGCGATAATTTTAAGCTGTGGGTCTAAAGCACCGATCCCCAGTTCAAAACGAACCTGGTCGTTTCCTTTACCGGTAGCGCCGTGGCAGATGGCTTCTGCACCTTCCTTATGAGCGATATCCACTAATACCTTGGCGATCAGCGGACGGGCGAGGGAAGTCCCCAGCAGGTACTTCTTCTCATAGACGGCGTCAGCTTTGAGTGCCGGCCAGCAGTACTCTTCAACAAATTCATCGGTAACATCTTCTATATATAATTTGCTGGCGCCGGAGGATAAAGCCCGTTCTTCCAGACCTTCGGTTTCCTTACCCTGTCCAACATCGACGCATACGCAGATAACTTCATAATCATAGGTTTCCTTTAACCACGGAATGATGGTTGTGGTATCCAACCCGCCTGAATAGGCTAAAATAACTTTTTTTGCACTCATAACACTGTGCCTCCTCTTAATTGTTTTCATTTGATTTATTCTCGTGTTGCACTTACAATCTGTGAATGATTATACAATACCAAAACCGAAATTGCAAGGAATATTTGAAAAAATATGCGTAAATTATTTATAAATATTCATAAAAAGTGCTTGAATATTCAAATGATTAGGGGTATAATTACAAAATAGTTTTCACAAAAGCTATTTTGTAAATGAATCATTAACAATTAATAATTAAGTCTTCCGGCTTAAAATGAAACGGTCAGCATTAATTGTTCATTATTAATGATTTATCGAAAATTTATTGTACCATTTGTATGATAAAAAATAAACCTAAAATTGGAGAGATTTTATGATTAAAGCATCAGTTATCGGCGGAACCGGCTATGCCGGACAGGAATTACTCAGAATACTTTACAGACACCCGGAGGTGGAAGTCGTATCCGTTGGCTCAAGGAGCTTTGCGGGGCAGCCTTTAAAAGATATCTATAGGAACTATGAAAATGTAACAGATGCCCTGTGTGAAACAGCGGATATGGACGAATTGGTCGAAAAATCTGACGTGATTTTTATGGCGCTGCCTCACGGTATTGCCTCAAAGCAAGTGACCGAAGATGTCCTCAAAAAAACAAAGATCATTGATCTCGGCGCAGACTTCCGTCTCAAGGACGTGGATATTTATGAAGAATGGTACAAAGTCAACCATTATAATAAAGCGCTGCTGAAGGAAGCCGTCTATGGCCTGTGTGAGCTGCACCGCGAGGACATCCGGGGCGCGCGTCTGTTATCCAATCCGGGCTGCTACACCACCTGCAGCATTCTGAGCCTGGCGCCGCTGCTTAAAAACCATCTGGTTGATCCGCAGAGTATTATCATCGATGCAAAGTCTGGCGTCACCGGAGCAGGGAGAAGCAGTGACACCGCATTCTCCTATTGTGAAGTCAATGAATCCATCAAGGCCTATAAAGTCGGATCACACCGCCATACGCCGGAAATTGAGCAGGAGCTGGGATTGCTTTCAGGCACCGACCTGAAGCTGCTTTTCACACCGCACCTCACACCCATGAACCGCGGGATTCTGGCACTCTGCTACGCGAACCTGACCACAGATATGGATGAGGAAAGTCTGAGACAGGTTTACCGTGACTTCTACAAGGATGAATACTTTGTACGGCTGACAGAAGATAGGCTCCCGGAAACCAAATGGGTAAAAGGCTCAAATTACTGTGATATCGGCCTGAAGGTTGACAGGCGCACAGGCCGCGTGATCGTCGTTGGCGCCATAGATAATCTGGTAAAAGGCGCCGCAGGACAGGCTGTTCAAAATATGAACCTTATGTTTGGTTTTGATGAAAAAACAGGAATCGACTTTATTACAGATTTCCCGGTTTAATTGTGAAAGGAACACGATATGAAAATAATTGATGGCGGCGTTTTAGCCGCAAAAGGCTTTAAAGCCGCCGGTATTGCCGCCGGTATAAAGGATAACGGAAATAAGGATATGGCGCTTCTGGTTGCGAATAAGCCCGCTGCAACAGCCATTATGACCACCTCCAACATGGTTCAGGCAGCGCCTGTGCAATGGGATAAGGCAGTGATGACCGAGTCACCTTATAAGCGCGCGGTCGTGGTCAACAGCGGAAACGCAAATGCCTGCACCGGAGAAACCGGTATGCGCCATGTGGAGCAGACCGCCGGTGCTGCGGCTGAGCTTCTCGGCGTAAGCACACAGGACGTGCTGGTATCCTCCACTGGCGTCATCGGCGTGGTGATGCCCATTGACAAAATTTTAAAAGGTGTGCAGACCCTGGTAAATGAGCTCGGGGATGATGCGCAGCATGGGGATGACGCGGCGCATGGCATTATCACCACAGACCTTACTACCAAAACCATTGCGGTGGAGATCGAACTGGACGGAAAAACGGTTCATATTGGCGGGATGGCCAAAGGATCAGGGATGATCTGCCCAAACATGGCCACCATGCTTTCCTACGTTACAACCGACGCCGCCATTGAACCAGAATGTCTGCAGAAGCTGCTCGCTAAAATCACCCAGGATACTTACAATATGATGTCCGTAGATGGCGACATGAGCACAAACGACACAGTTGTAGTGATGGCAAGCGGTGAGGCAGGAAACAAAGAGATCACTCTTAATGACGTAACCTCACAGGATTTCGCCGTATTCAGTGAGGCTCTTTATTATGTCAATGAGCACCTCGCAAAATCCATCATCCGTGACGGGGAAGGGGCAACCAAATTTGTTGAGGTAAGTGTCTCTGGAGCAGCGACAGATAAAGACGCCCGTACCCTGGCGAAAGCCGTTATTAAATCCAGTCTGGTAAAGACCGCTCTCTTTGGAGAGGACGCTAACTGGGGCCGTGTTCTTTCGTCACTCGGAGCATCCGGGGTCGTTTTCGACCCACTTAAGGTCACCCTGGTATTCTTCAGCAGCGCCGGGATGATCACACTCCTGAACGAAGGGGTACCCATCGCTTTTGATGAGGATATGGCTAAAAAAGTGCTGTCTGAAAAAGAAATCTCCATCATGGTAACCCTCAAAGAGGGCGAAGATAAAGCGACTGCCTGGGGCTGCGATTTATCCTACGATTATGTTAAAATCAACGGCGATTACCGCTCTTAATTCACATACAAAACAATCAATCAGAAAAGGAAGTAAAAATGTCAGATAATACACAGAACATGGCGCAGTACATCGAAAAGGCCAATATCCTGGTCGAGGCGCTGCCCTATATCAAACAATTCAGAAAGAAGACAGTTGTCATCAAATACGGCGGCAGCTTTATGTATGACAATGATATTAAAAAATCCGTCATGGACGACATCGCCCTCATGAAGCTGGTAGGCCTGCGCCCGATTGTGGTCCACGGCGGCGGTAAAGATATCTCCGCATTCTTAAACAATCTGGATATTCAGACTGAGTTTATCGACGGTCTGCGCGTCACCAATGATGACGTCATCGAAGTGGCAGAGATGGTGCTCTCCGGTAAAATCAACAAGGAAATTGTCCAGCTTTTGGAAGACCGTGATATCACCGCGGTCGGCATCTCCGGTAAGGACGGCGGCATGCTTAAGGTGAGAAAAAAATTTGTCAATGGCCTGGATATCGGTTTTGTCGGCGATATTGTCAAGGTAAAGAGTGACCTTCTTCAGACACTGCTCAAAAGCGACTATATTCCAGTCATTGCCCCGATTGGCAGCGACAAATACGGGCAGAGCTACAACATAAACGCAGACCATGTGGCTTATGCCATCGCCAAAGAGCTGAAGGCTGAAAAGCTGGTTTACCTCACAGATACTGACGGAGTCTATATGGATGCCAATGATCCGGACTCTATTATCCGCAGGTTAGATGTCGATGAGGTTGAACGTCTTATTGAAGAAGGGATTATATCTGGCGGCATGATCCCGAAGGTGGAAAATTCTGTGGACGCGATTCGCTCTGGGGTCAATTCTGTCCATATCCTGGACGGGAAGGTTGAGCACTCGCTGCTGCTCGAACTCTTTACCGCGGCAGGCTGCGGGACAATGATCCGCCAATCGCTGACACAGGTATAAGTATAAACATTTAGGAGATAAAGACATGAACAAAAGTGAAGAGCTGATTAATCGGGCAGAGAAAGTGATCATGCCCACCTACGCACGGTTTCCCATTGCTTTCGAGAGTGGCAATGGCTGTGTTTTAAAAGATGTGAACGGAAAAGAATATCTGGATTGTGTAGCCGGCATCGCGGTAGACTGTCTGGGTCATAACCACCCGGGCCTCAATGCCGCCATCGCGGACCAATGCCAGAAAATCATGCATGTTTCCAATCTTTACTGGACCGAGCCTCAGATTGACGCGGCGGAAATGCTGGTAAAGGCCAGCGGGCTGGACAAAGTTTTTTTCTGTAACAGCGGCGCCGAAGCCAATGAAGCGGCCTTAAAACTTGCGCGGATTTACGCCAAGCAGTTTAAAAGTGAAGACGCGGTTGAGATCATCGCCATGGATCATTCCTTCCACGGCCGTACCTACGGCGCAATCACCGCCACCGGCCAGGAAAAATACCACAAGGGCCTTTCGCCCATGCTACCGGGCATCTCACACGTACCTTTCAATGACTTTGACGCTTTAAAGGCGGCGGTGACCGATAAAACCTGTGCGGTGCTGCTTGAACCCATCCAGGGCGAGGGCGGCATTTATCCGGCAGATCATGAATATTTACAGGCAGTCCGCAAGCTCTGTGACGACGAAAATCTCGTCTTGATTTTTGATGAAGTGCAGTGTGGTATGGGCCGTTCCGGAAAATTCTTTGCTTACCAGCACTACAATCTGAAACCGGATGTCGTGTGCATGGCCAAGGGCATCGCAGGCGGTTTCCCCATGGGCGGCATCATCGCCTGTGATAAGGTGGCTCAGGTCTTTACACCAGGCACCCACGCCTCCACCTTTGGCGGTAATCCACTGGCCTCGGCTGCCTCCCGCTATGTATTGAGCGTGATCACCGGCGATGGTTTTCTGGACGAAGTAGCTGAAAAGGGAAACTATCTGACAGAAAAGCTGCGTGTACTTAAAGAGGAACATAAATGCATTACGGATGTGCGTGGTATGGGTTTAATGATCGGAGTCGCTGTTTCAGTCCCTACTGGCGAAATTATAAACAAAGCGATGGAAAAAGGTCTTCTTTTAGTAGGGGCAGGCAGTGACGCCATAAGATTTGTTCCCCCATTAACTATTAATAAAGAAGAAATTGATCGGGCCGTTGAAATTTTTGGAGAATGTCTATAAATTCTTGTTGAAAACCCCTTCAACCCATGATAATATATTATCATGGGTTTTCTTTTAAATTTTTTTTTGAAACGAACAGGTGTCAAAGATGTTATCTGTCTTTTATTTTAGAGACAAGCCTGTAAACGTCAACAAAAAAGATTGCTTTTAAGTCCAATTATTTCTTTTGCTGCTGAAAGAATCTGGGTATAAAGACAGAAGCGGTCATAAAGAATAAAGAAAATCTGAATTTGTGTGAATTTGAGAGTAAAGGTGGTGATTAAATGTCGATTCTGGATTCAATCAACAAGGCTGAAGAGCGTGCAGCAGAAATGCGTTCGGAGGCAAAAGCAAAAGCGCGCGAAACCCTGCGTCAGGCTGAGGCCGAAGCCAGGGAAAAGGGCGACGCATTAATTCTTGAGGCCAAGGAAGCTTCTGAAGCAGTTCTTCTGCAGGAGGAGGCATTGGCCGAAAAAGAAATGGAACGCGTCCTTCACGATGCGAGTCTCGCAGATGAGAAGATGGCTGCAAATGCCAGGACTCGTATCCCGAAGGCGGTTGAATTTATTTTGGAAAGGGTAGAAACGCAATGATTATTCCAATGAAAAAAGCAAAGCTCATTGCCCTGAAGGAAGATAAGGAAGCTCTTCTGCTTTCACTTCAGAGGTGCGGTGAGTTCATGGCTATTCCACCCGACGAAGAGACAGAACAAACCGCAAAAAATGAACAGATTGATTTAGACGTACAGCAGGCAGATGCCATGCTGCGGTTTATGCAGCGTTATCAGAAAAAGAAAAGCTTTTTCAGCGACCGCCCGGTATATGGTTACGATGAGTTTATTAAGCGTAACGAAAAGGGCGAGGCTCTGGTTCAGGAAACCTCAGCGATCTCAGATAAGCTTTCAGCAGCACATTCTGAAATTATGACGTTGAAATCCGAGTGCTCCCAGCTGGAGCCATGGCTTTCGATGGATGTTCCCATCGAAGAGCTGAGACCAACGCAGTACACCAATTTTCATATTGGCTATCTGCCGCCTCTCGTCCATGAAGAAATCGTTGCCGCTGTGGCGGAACACAATGCTGAAATTCAGCTTTTCGGAAAAACCGCTGAAGGACAGGCAGCTCTGATTGTCTCCTTTATGGAGGACGATGCCGCTCTTTCAGACAGTATCAAGGTTCTTGGCTTTGTGGAGGCTTCCCTCCCGAGAGTAACAGGAACCGCGTCTGAAATCAGCAAGAGCAATCAGGAAAAAATTGAGCTTCTGGAAAAGGATATTGAATCCTATGAAAAACAGATGGCTGAGCTGGCCGGGTCACAGCAGGAGCTTGAACTCCTGAGTGAACAGTATAAAGCCGAGCAGGAACGCCAGTCTGTAAAGTTCATGGAAACGGTTGAAACGGTTTGTGTGGAAGGCTGGGTAAGAAATGACCGGATGGAATCGGTTGAAAATGCCGTCAGCCAGGTAACAGACGTATATGATCTGGAATAC
The DNA window shown above is from Eubacterium limosum and carries:
- the argC gene encoding N-acetyl-gamma-glutamyl-phosphate reductase translates to MIKASVIGGTGYAGQELLRILYRHPEVEVVSVGSRSFAGQPLKDIYRNYENVTDALCETADMDELVEKSDVIFMALPHGIASKQVTEDVLKKTKIIDLGADFRLKDVDIYEEWYKVNHYNKALLKEAVYGLCELHREDIRGARLLSNPGCYTTCSILSLAPLLKNHLVDPQSIIIDAKSGVTGAGRSSDTAFSYCEVNESIKAYKVGSHRHTPEIEQELGLLSGTDLKLLFTPHLTPMNRGILALCYANLTTDMDEESLRQVYRDFYKDEYFVRLTEDRLPETKWVKGSNYCDIGLKVDRRTGRVIVVGAIDNLVKGAAGQAVQNMNLMFGFDEKTGIDFITDFPV
- the argJ gene encoding bifunctional glutamate N-acetyltransferase/amino-acid acetyltransferase ArgJ, with the protein product MKIIDGGVLAAKGFKAAGIAAGIKDNGNKDMALLVANKPAATAIMTTSNMVQAAPVQWDKAVMTESPYKRAVVVNSGNANACTGETGMRHVEQTAGAAAELLGVSTQDVLVSSTGVIGVVMPIDKILKGVQTLVNELGDDAQHGDDAAHGIITTDLTTKTIAVEIELDGKTVHIGGMAKGSGMICPNMATMLSYVTTDAAIEPECLQKLLAKITQDTYNMMSVDGDMSTNDTVVVMASGEAGNKEITLNDVTSQDFAVFSEALYYVNEHLAKSIIRDGEGATKFVEVSVSGAATDKDARTLAKAVIKSSLVKTALFGEDANWGRVLSSLGASGVVFDPLKVTLVFFSSAGMITLLNEGVPIAFDEDMAKKVLSEKEISIMVTLKEGEDKATAWGCDLSYDYVKINGDYRS
- the argB gene encoding acetylglutamate kinase, encoding MSDNTQNMAQYIEKANILVEALPYIKQFRKKTVVIKYGGSFMYDNDIKKSVMDDIALMKLVGLRPIVVHGGGKDISAFLNNLDIQTEFIDGLRVTNDDVIEVAEMVLSGKINKEIVQLLEDRDITAVGISGKDGGMLKVRKKFVNGLDIGFVGDIVKVKSDLLQTLLKSDYIPVIAPIGSDKYGQSYNINADHVAYAIAKELKAEKLVYLTDTDGVYMDANDPDSIIRRLDVDEVERLIEEGIISGGMIPKVENSVDAIRSGVNSVHILDGKVEHSLLLELFTAAGCGTMIRQSLTQV
- a CDS encoding acetylornithine transaminase, which encodes MNKSEELINRAEKVIMPTYARFPIAFESGNGCVLKDVNGKEYLDCVAGIAVDCLGHNHPGLNAAIADQCQKIMHVSNLYWTEPQIDAAEMLVKASGLDKVFFCNSGAEANEAALKLARIYAKQFKSEDAVEIIAMDHSFHGRTYGAITATGQEKYHKGLSPMLPGISHVPFNDFDALKAAVTDKTCAVLLEPIQGEGGIYPADHEYLQAVRKLCDDENLVLIFDEVQCGMGRSGKFFAYQHYNLKPDVVCMAKGIAGGFPMGGIIACDKVAQVFTPGTHASTFGGNPLASAASRYVLSVITGDGFLDEVAEKGNYLTEKLRVLKEEHKCITDVRGMGLMIGVAVSVPTGEIINKAMEKGLLLVGAGSDAIRFVPPLTINKEEIDRAVEIFGECL